A stretch of Pangasianodon hypophthalmus isolate fPanHyp1 chromosome 9, fPanHyp1.pri, whole genome shotgun sequence DNA encodes these proteins:
- the LOC113530072 gene encoding disintegrin and metalloproteinase domain-containing protein 10 yields MNLRDMTVIKLLCLLCALKSSQGYYGNPLNKYIRHYEGLSYDTDLVHNRHQIAKRAISHEDRFLHLEFHAHGRHFNLRMRRDTRLFSEDFKLDVSGEEVDYDTSHIYTGEIYGEQGSVTHGSIVDGKFEGFINTHHGTYYVEPAERYLGDKNVPFHSVIYHEDDIDYPHKYGPQGGCADHSVFQRMKKYQASAVEESVKDAEVGSEKESSDDHVLQRKKRMAQVEKNTCQLFIQTDHLFFKYYKTREAVIAQISSHVKAIDAIYQGTDFLGIRNISFMVKRIRINTTSDERDRSNPFRFANIGVEKFLELNSEQNHDDYCLAYVFTDRDFDDGVLGLAWVGAPSGSSGGICEKSKLYSDGKRKSLNTGIITVQNYASHVPPKVSHITFAHEVGHNFGSPHDSGSECTPGESKSQDKKEKGNYIMYARATSGDKLNNNKFSVCSIRNISQVLEKKRGNCFVESGQPICGNGLVEPGEECDCGYNDQCKDQCCYDANQPDNKKCKLKPNKVCSPSQGPCCTSECTYKSRNEKCREESECAHQGMCNGASAQCPTSEPKANFTACHGETQVCLNGGCSGSICEKYGLEVCTCASGDGKDETELCHVCCMEKMNPSTCSSTGSERLAQFFNRKVTTLQAGSPCNDFKGYCDVFMKCRLVDADGPLARLKKAIFNPELYENIAEWIVAYWWAVLLMGIALIMLMAGFIKICSVHTPSSNPKLPPPKPLPGTLKRRRAQHASQQQQHQHHHHHHHNQNQHPHAHGHQNQRPSQRQPQPPRHHRQPRENYQMGQMRR; encoded by the exons GTTACTATGGCAACCCTCTGAACAAATACATTCGGCACTATGAGGGACTGTCCTACGACACAGACTTGGTGCACAACAGACACCAGATAGCCAAGCGAGCAATCTCGCATGAGGACCGCTTCCTTCACCTGGAGTTCCACGCTCACGGAAG GCATTTTAACTTAAGGATGAGGAGGGACACGAGACTGTTCTCAGAGGATTTTAAGCTGGACGTGTCTGGAGAAGAAGTGGACTATGACACATCACATATCTATACTGGAGAGATCTATG GCGAGCAGGGCAGCGTAACTCACGGTTCTATTGTCGATGGTAAGTTTGAGGGCTTTATTAATACACACCATGGGACTTACTATGTGGAGCCTGCTGAGCGCTACTTGGGGGACAAAAATGTGCCATTCCACTCCGTCATCTACCATGAAGATGACATTG ATTATCCTCATAAGTACGGGCCTCAGGGTGGCTGTGCAGACCACTCAGTGTTTCAGAGGATGAAGAAATATCAGGCCTCTGCTGTGGAAGAGTCTGTCAAG gaTGCAGAAGTGGGATCAGAGAAGGAGTCATCTGATGACCATGTGTTACAAAGGAAAAAGAGGATGGCGCAGGTGGAAAAAAATACCTGCCAGCTCTTCATCCAGACTGACCACCTCTTCTTCAAATACTACAAAACAAGAGAGGCTGTCATTGCTCAG ATTTCCAGCCATGTTAAGGCGATTGATGCAATCTACCAGGGTACAGATTTCCTGGGTATCCGCAACATTAGTTTCATGGTGAAGAGAATTAGG ATCAACACAACTAGTGACGAGCGGGACAGGTCCAACCCTTTCCGTTTTGCTAATATCGGTGTGGAGAAGTTTCTGGAGCTGAACTCTGAGCAGAACCATGATGATTATTGTCTAGCCTATGTCTTCACTGACAGAGATTTCGACGATGGTGTGTTGGGACTGGCCTGGGTGGGAGCACCTTCAG GGAGCTCTGGTGGTATCTGTGAAAAGAGTAAGCTGTATTCTGATGGGAAGAGGAAGTCACTGAACACTGGGATTATAACAGTGCAGAACTATGCATCTCACGTGCCTCCAAAGGTCTCCCATATCACCTTCGCCCATGAAGTGGGACACAACTTCGGCTCTCCA CATGATTCAGGCTCTGAATGCACTCCAGGCGAGTCAAAGAGCCAGgataagaaagagaaaggcaACTACATAATGTATGCTAGAGCCACATCAGGAGACAAGCTTAACAACAACAAGTTCTCGGTGTGCAGTATTCGCAACATCAGCCAAGTGCTGGAGAAGAAACGGGGCAACTGCTTTGTGG AGTCTGGCCAACCAATCTGTGGTAACGGCCTGGTAGAGCCAGGAGAGGAGTGTGACTGTGGATACAATGACCAGTGCAAAGATCAGTGCTGCTATGACGCTAACCAGCCAGACAACAAGAAGTGCAAACTTAAACCTAATAAAGTCTGCAG TCCCAGCCAAGGTCCATGCTGCACCTCCGAGTGCACGTACAAGAGCCGGAACGAGAAGTGTCGTGAGGAGTCGGAGTGTGCCCATCAGGGCATGTGTAATGGAGCCTCAGCCCAGTGCCCCACCTCTGAGCCCAAAGCCAACTTCACTGCCTGCCATGGAGAAACTCAAGTCTGCCTTAACGGG ggcTGTTCTGGTTCTATCTGTGAGAAATATGGGCTGGAGGTGTGTACCTGTGCTAGTGGGGACGGCAAGGATGAGACAGAACTCTGCCATGTTTGCTGCATGGAGAAAA TGAACCCCAGCACATGCAGCAGTACAGGCTCGGAGCGCCTGGCCCAGTTCTTCAATAGGAAGGTGACCACGCTTCAGGCTGGCTCTCCCTGCAACGACTTCAAAGGCTACTGTGATGTGTTCATGAAGTGCAGGCTGGTGGATGCCGATGGGCCACTGGCCAGACTGAAGAAAGCCATCTTCAACCCTGAGCTTTATGAGAACATTGCTGAATGGATAGTG GCTTACTGGTGGGCAGTGCTGCTGATGGGTATTGCCTTGATTATGCTGATGGCTGGATTCATCAAGATTTGCAGTGTGCACACACCCAGTAGTAACCCCAAACTACCACCACCTAAACCTCTACCAG GCACACTAAAGAGGAGACGAGCCCAACATGCtagccagcagcagcagcatcagcatcatcaccatcaccaccacaaCCAGAACCAGCACCCTCATGCACATGGCCATCAGAACCAGCGTCCGTCCCAGCGCCAGCCTCAGCCCCCACGCCACCACCGCCAGCCACGCGAGAATTATCAGATGGGCCAGATGAGACGCTGA